The Arachis hypogaea cultivar Tifrunner chromosome 14, arahy.Tifrunner.gnm2.J5K5, whole genome shotgun sequence genome has a segment encoding these proteins:
- the LOC112741149 gene encoding pentatricopeptide repeat-containing protein At5g19020, mitochondrial isoform X2: protein MFHLLWVFNSKNLRLKFFPQTLKWVSTSATKAPPSEDPQHFVRIFFNARQNHNHYECELALVSALKCCSSFSAAPLGRQFHSLVVKLGFHSNTFIRNSLISMYSKCGSLFDAQLLFKACPTLDPVSCNIMVSGYMRASQIGCARQLFDVMPGKGFVSYTTMIMGLVKNGCFGDALEVFKDMMDHSVVPNEVTLVNVVSACLHFGEIWNCRMVHALIIKLVVEGQVVVSTNLMHAYCGCLGLGEARRLFDEMPEPNLVSWNVILNGYSKAGHLEMTKELFERIPDKDVVSWGTMIDCCIQATCLHEALVMYRAMLQNGIGPNEVMVVNLVSACGRETAVSEGRQLHGTVVKKGFDCYNFIQTTIIYFYSSCGMMDLANLQFEVGVKDHLKSWNALIAGFIKNKMMEQARQIFEELPERDVFSWSTMIAGYAQTEQPRMALDLFHKMIASGVKPNEVTMVGVFSAIATLGALNEGRWAHEYTTSECIPLNDNLCTAMIDMYAKCGSINTALRFFNQIRDIVSSVSAWNAIICGLASHGHASMCLEVFSDLHRYGIKPNPITFIGVLSACCHAGLVDHGRRIFRSMKSVYNVEPDIKHYGCMVDLLGRAGLLEEAEELIRSMPMEADVVIWGTLLAASRTHGNVDIGERAAQSLAGVAPSHGGVAESLELIHETITFSYHCSFIHPIVLICCISLINQRITGVNTSNIQTVTFPFNCSSLGY from the exons ATGTTTCACCTCCTGTGGGTCTTCAATTCTAAGAATCTCAGACTAAAATTCTTCCCTCAAACACTTAAATGGGTTTCCACTTCAGCCACCAAAGCCCCTCCTTCAGAAGACCCACAACACTTCGTTCGTATCTTCTTCAATGCAAGACAAAACCACAACCACTACGAATGCGAGCTTGCACTTGTTTCCGCTCTCAAGTGTTGTTCCTCATTCTCCGCCGCTCCTTTGGGCCGCCAGTTCCATTCCTTGGTCGTCAAACTCGGATTCCATTCCAACACCTTCATTCGTAACAGCTTGATCAGCATGTACTCTAAATGCGGCTCCTTGTTCGATGCCCAGTTGCTCTTTAAGGCTTGTCCTACGTTGGACCCTGTTTCTTGTAATATCATGGTGTCTGGGTACATGAGAGCTAGCCAAATTGGCTGTGCCCGCCAACTGTTTGACGTAATGCCTGGTAAAGGTTTTGTATCCTATACCACCATGATAATGGGTCTTGTTAAAAATGGTTGCTTTGGGGATGCCCTTGAGGTTTTTAAGGACATGATGGATCACAGTGTGGTCCCTAATGAGGTCACTTTGGTGAATGTAGTGTCTGCTTGCTTACATTTTGGTGAGATATGGAACTGCCGGATGGTTCACGCATTGATTATTAAGTTGGTTGTTGAGGGGCAGGTAGTTGTCTCGACTAATTTGATGCATGCTTATTGTGGTTGTTTGGGTTTAGGGGAAGCGAGGAGGCTGTTTGATGAGATGCCTGAGCCTAATTTGGTGTCCTGGAATGTGATTTTGAATGGGTATTCAAAGGCGGGGCATCTTGAGATGACCAAGGAGTTGTTTGAGAGGATTCCTGATAAGGATGTTGTTTCTTGGGGGACGATGATCGATTGTTGCATCCAAGCAACTTGTTTGCATGAAGCTTTGGTGATGTATCGTGCAATGCTTCAGAATGGAATAGGGCCTAATGAAGTCATGGTTGTTAATTTGGTTTCAGCATGTGGTCGTGAGACAGCAGTCAGCGAAGGTCGGCAATTGCATGGAACAGTTGTTAAGAAAGGATTTGACTGTTACAATTTCATACAGACTACGATCATCTATTTTTATTCATCTTGTGGGATGATGGACCTTGCCAATTTACAATTTGAAGTGGGTGTAAAGGATCACCTAAAATCATGGAATGCTCTTATTGCTggattcataaaaaataaaatgatggaGCAGGCAAGGCAAATCTTTGAAGAGTTGCCCGAAAGAGACGTATTTTCGTGGAGTACAATGATTGCTGGCTATGCACAAACTGAACAACCAAGAATGGCTCTTGATCTCTTCCACAAAATGATAGCTAGTGGGGTCAAACCAAatgaagttaccatggtgggtgtATTTTCCGCAATTGCCACTCTAGGTGCATTGAATGAAGGAAGATGGGCCCATGAGTACACTACTAGTGAATGCATTCCTTTGAATGACAATTTATGTACAGCCATGATTGATATGTATGCAAAATGTGGGAGCATCAACACCGCCTTACGATTTTTCAATCAGATTCGAGACATTGTGTCTTCCgtgtctgcatggaatgcaattATATGTGGATTAGCATCACACGGACATGCAAGTATGTGCCTAGAGGTTTTTTCTGATTTGCATAGGTATGGTATTAAGCCCAATCCAATTACATTTATAGGAGTCCTTAGTGCTTGTTGTCATGCTGGGCTGGTGGATCATGGGCGGAGAATATTTCGAAGCATGAAGAGTGTATATAATGTTGAACCAGATATCAAGCATTATGGCTGTATGGTTGATCTTCTCGGAAGAGCTGGGTTATTAGAAGAAGCTGAAGAACTAATAAGGAGCATGCCAATGGAGGCTGACGTCGTAATATGGGGGACTTTATTAGCAGCAAGCAGAACTCACGGAAATGTAGATATTGGAGAGAGGGCTGCACAGAGCTTAGCCGGGGTGGCGCCATCTCATGGTGGAG TAGCAGAATCATTGGAGTTGATACACGAAACGATCACGTTCTCTTACCATTGCTCCTTCATCCATCCGATAGTCCTCATTTGCTGTATCAGCTTGATAAATCAGAg AATCACTGGAGTCAATACATCAAACATTCAAACTGTGACATTTCCTTTCAACTGCTCTTCATTAGGCTACTAG
- the LOC112741149 gene encoding pentatricopeptide repeat-containing protein At5g19020, mitochondrial isoform X1 translates to MFHLLWVFNSKNLRLKFFPQTLKWVSTSATKAPPSEDPQHFVRIFFNARQNHNHYECELALVSALKCCSSFSAAPLGRQFHSLVVKLGFHSNTFIRNSLISMYSKCGSLFDAQLLFKACPTLDPVSCNIMVSGYMRASQIGCARQLFDVMPGKGFVSYTTMIMGLVKNGCFGDALEVFKDMMDHSVVPNEVTLVNVVSACLHFGEIWNCRMVHALIIKLVVEGQVVVSTNLMHAYCGCLGLGEARRLFDEMPEPNLVSWNVILNGYSKAGHLEMTKELFERIPDKDVVSWGTMIDCCIQATCLHEALVMYRAMLQNGIGPNEVMVVNLVSACGRETAVSEGRQLHGTVVKKGFDCYNFIQTTIIYFYSSCGMMDLANLQFEVGVKDHLKSWNALIAGFIKNKMMEQARQIFEELPERDVFSWSTMIAGYAQTEQPRMALDLFHKMIASGVKPNEVTMVGVFSAIATLGALNEGRWAHEYTTSECIPLNDNLCTAMIDMYAKCGSINTALRFFNQIRDIVSSVSAWNAIICGLASHGHASMCLEVFSDLHRYGIKPNPITFIGVLSACCHAGLVDHGRRIFRSMKSVYNVEPDIKHYGCMVDLLGRAGLLEEAEELIRSMPMEADVVIWGTLLAASRTHGNVDIGERAAQSLAGVAPSHGGVAESLELIHETITFSYHCSFIHPIVLICCISLINQSPALNANGWTGIEFHSYPVLLFHQSC, encoded by the exons ATGTTTCACCTCCTGTGGGTCTTCAATTCTAAGAATCTCAGACTAAAATTCTTCCCTCAAACACTTAAATGGGTTTCCACTTCAGCCACCAAAGCCCCTCCTTCAGAAGACCCACAACACTTCGTTCGTATCTTCTTCAATGCAAGACAAAACCACAACCACTACGAATGCGAGCTTGCACTTGTTTCCGCTCTCAAGTGTTGTTCCTCATTCTCCGCCGCTCCTTTGGGCCGCCAGTTCCATTCCTTGGTCGTCAAACTCGGATTCCATTCCAACACCTTCATTCGTAACAGCTTGATCAGCATGTACTCTAAATGCGGCTCCTTGTTCGATGCCCAGTTGCTCTTTAAGGCTTGTCCTACGTTGGACCCTGTTTCTTGTAATATCATGGTGTCTGGGTACATGAGAGCTAGCCAAATTGGCTGTGCCCGCCAACTGTTTGACGTAATGCCTGGTAAAGGTTTTGTATCCTATACCACCATGATAATGGGTCTTGTTAAAAATGGTTGCTTTGGGGATGCCCTTGAGGTTTTTAAGGACATGATGGATCACAGTGTGGTCCCTAATGAGGTCACTTTGGTGAATGTAGTGTCTGCTTGCTTACATTTTGGTGAGATATGGAACTGCCGGATGGTTCACGCATTGATTATTAAGTTGGTTGTTGAGGGGCAGGTAGTTGTCTCGACTAATTTGATGCATGCTTATTGTGGTTGTTTGGGTTTAGGGGAAGCGAGGAGGCTGTTTGATGAGATGCCTGAGCCTAATTTGGTGTCCTGGAATGTGATTTTGAATGGGTATTCAAAGGCGGGGCATCTTGAGATGACCAAGGAGTTGTTTGAGAGGATTCCTGATAAGGATGTTGTTTCTTGGGGGACGATGATCGATTGTTGCATCCAAGCAACTTGTTTGCATGAAGCTTTGGTGATGTATCGTGCAATGCTTCAGAATGGAATAGGGCCTAATGAAGTCATGGTTGTTAATTTGGTTTCAGCATGTGGTCGTGAGACAGCAGTCAGCGAAGGTCGGCAATTGCATGGAACAGTTGTTAAGAAAGGATTTGACTGTTACAATTTCATACAGACTACGATCATCTATTTTTATTCATCTTGTGGGATGATGGACCTTGCCAATTTACAATTTGAAGTGGGTGTAAAGGATCACCTAAAATCATGGAATGCTCTTATTGCTggattcataaaaaataaaatgatggaGCAGGCAAGGCAAATCTTTGAAGAGTTGCCCGAAAGAGACGTATTTTCGTGGAGTACAATGATTGCTGGCTATGCACAAACTGAACAACCAAGAATGGCTCTTGATCTCTTCCACAAAATGATAGCTAGTGGGGTCAAACCAAatgaagttaccatggtgggtgtATTTTCCGCAATTGCCACTCTAGGTGCATTGAATGAAGGAAGATGGGCCCATGAGTACACTACTAGTGAATGCATTCCTTTGAATGACAATTTATGTACAGCCATGATTGATATGTATGCAAAATGTGGGAGCATCAACACCGCCTTACGATTTTTCAATCAGATTCGAGACATTGTGTCTTCCgtgtctgcatggaatgcaattATATGTGGATTAGCATCACACGGACATGCAAGTATGTGCCTAGAGGTTTTTTCTGATTTGCATAGGTATGGTATTAAGCCCAATCCAATTACATTTATAGGAGTCCTTAGTGCTTGTTGTCATGCTGGGCTGGTGGATCATGGGCGGAGAATATTTCGAAGCATGAAGAGTGTATATAATGTTGAACCAGATATCAAGCATTATGGCTGTATGGTTGATCTTCTCGGAAGAGCTGGGTTATTAGAAGAAGCTGAAGAACTAATAAGGAGCATGCCAATGGAGGCTGACGTCGTAATATGGGGGACTTTATTAGCAGCAAGCAGAACTCACGGAAATGTAGATATTGGAGAGAGGGCTGCACAGAGCTTAGCCGGGGTGGCGCCATCTCATGGTGGAG TAGCAGAATCATTGGAGTTGATACACGAAACGATCACGTTCTCTTACCATTGCTCCTTCATCCATCCGATAGTCCTCATTTGCTGTATCAGCTTGATAAATCAGAg TCCAGCTTTGAATGCTAATGGATGGACTGGTATTGAATTTCACTCCTACCCTGTTCTGTTGTTTCATCAATCATGCTGA
- the LOC112741149 gene encoding pentatricopeptide repeat-containing protein At5g19020, mitochondrial isoform X4: MFHLLWVFNSKNLRLKFFPQTLKWVSTSATKAPPSEDPQHFVRIFFNARQNHNHYECELALVSALKCCSSFSAAPLGRQFHSLVVKLGFHSNTFIRNSLISMYSKCGSLFDAQLLFKACPTLDPVSCNIMVSGYMRASQIGCARQLFDVMPGKGFVSYTTMIMGLVKNGCFGDALEVFKDMMDHSVVPNEVTLVNVVSACLHFGEIWNCRMVHALIIKLVVEGQVVVSTNLMHAYCGCLGLGEARRLFDEMPEPNLVSWNVILNGYSKAGHLEMTKELFERIPDKDVVSWGTMIDCCIQATCLHEALVMYRAMLQNGIGPNEVMVVNLVSACGRETAVSEGRQLHGTVVKKGFDCYNFIQTTIIYFYSSCGMMDLANLQFEVGVKDHLKSWNALIAGFIKNKMMEQARQIFEELPERDVFSWSTMIAGYAQTEQPRMALDLFHKMIASGVKPNEVTMVGVFSAIATLGALNEGRWAHEYTTSECIPLNDNLCTAMIDMYAKCGSINTALRFFNQIRDIVSSVSAWNAIICGLASHGHASMCLEVFSDLHRYGIKPNPITFIGVLSACCHAGLVDHGRRIFRSMKSVYNVEPDIKHYGCMVDLLGRAGLLEEAEELIRSMPMEADVVIWGTLLAASRTHGNVDIGERAAQSLAGVAPSHGGVAESLELIHETITFSYHCSFIHPIVLICCISLINQSFEC; this comes from the exons ATGTTTCACCTCCTGTGGGTCTTCAATTCTAAGAATCTCAGACTAAAATTCTTCCCTCAAACACTTAAATGGGTTTCCACTTCAGCCACCAAAGCCCCTCCTTCAGAAGACCCACAACACTTCGTTCGTATCTTCTTCAATGCAAGACAAAACCACAACCACTACGAATGCGAGCTTGCACTTGTTTCCGCTCTCAAGTGTTGTTCCTCATTCTCCGCCGCTCCTTTGGGCCGCCAGTTCCATTCCTTGGTCGTCAAACTCGGATTCCATTCCAACACCTTCATTCGTAACAGCTTGATCAGCATGTACTCTAAATGCGGCTCCTTGTTCGATGCCCAGTTGCTCTTTAAGGCTTGTCCTACGTTGGACCCTGTTTCTTGTAATATCATGGTGTCTGGGTACATGAGAGCTAGCCAAATTGGCTGTGCCCGCCAACTGTTTGACGTAATGCCTGGTAAAGGTTTTGTATCCTATACCACCATGATAATGGGTCTTGTTAAAAATGGTTGCTTTGGGGATGCCCTTGAGGTTTTTAAGGACATGATGGATCACAGTGTGGTCCCTAATGAGGTCACTTTGGTGAATGTAGTGTCTGCTTGCTTACATTTTGGTGAGATATGGAACTGCCGGATGGTTCACGCATTGATTATTAAGTTGGTTGTTGAGGGGCAGGTAGTTGTCTCGACTAATTTGATGCATGCTTATTGTGGTTGTTTGGGTTTAGGGGAAGCGAGGAGGCTGTTTGATGAGATGCCTGAGCCTAATTTGGTGTCCTGGAATGTGATTTTGAATGGGTATTCAAAGGCGGGGCATCTTGAGATGACCAAGGAGTTGTTTGAGAGGATTCCTGATAAGGATGTTGTTTCTTGGGGGACGATGATCGATTGTTGCATCCAAGCAACTTGTTTGCATGAAGCTTTGGTGATGTATCGTGCAATGCTTCAGAATGGAATAGGGCCTAATGAAGTCATGGTTGTTAATTTGGTTTCAGCATGTGGTCGTGAGACAGCAGTCAGCGAAGGTCGGCAATTGCATGGAACAGTTGTTAAGAAAGGATTTGACTGTTACAATTTCATACAGACTACGATCATCTATTTTTATTCATCTTGTGGGATGATGGACCTTGCCAATTTACAATTTGAAGTGGGTGTAAAGGATCACCTAAAATCATGGAATGCTCTTATTGCTggattcataaaaaataaaatgatggaGCAGGCAAGGCAAATCTTTGAAGAGTTGCCCGAAAGAGACGTATTTTCGTGGAGTACAATGATTGCTGGCTATGCACAAACTGAACAACCAAGAATGGCTCTTGATCTCTTCCACAAAATGATAGCTAGTGGGGTCAAACCAAatgaagttaccatggtgggtgtATTTTCCGCAATTGCCACTCTAGGTGCATTGAATGAAGGAAGATGGGCCCATGAGTACACTACTAGTGAATGCATTCCTTTGAATGACAATTTATGTACAGCCATGATTGATATGTATGCAAAATGTGGGAGCATCAACACCGCCTTACGATTTTTCAATCAGATTCGAGACATTGTGTCTTCCgtgtctgcatggaatgcaattATATGTGGATTAGCATCACACGGACATGCAAGTATGTGCCTAGAGGTTTTTTCTGATTTGCATAGGTATGGTATTAAGCCCAATCCAATTACATTTATAGGAGTCCTTAGTGCTTGTTGTCATGCTGGGCTGGTGGATCATGGGCGGAGAATATTTCGAAGCATGAAGAGTGTATATAATGTTGAACCAGATATCAAGCATTATGGCTGTATGGTTGATCTTCTCGGAAGAGCTGGGTTATTAGAAGAAGCTGAAGAACTAATAAGGAGCATGCCAATGGAGGCTGACGTCGTAATATGGGGGACTTTATTAGCAGCAAGCAGAACTCACGGAAATGTAGATATTGGAGAGAGGGCTGCACAGAGCTTAGCCGGGGTGGCGCCATCTCATGGTGGAG TAGCAGAATCATTGGAGTTGATACACGAAACGATCACGTTCTCTTACCATTGCTCCTTCATCCATCCGATAGTCCTCATTTGCTGTATCAGCTTGATAAATCAGAg CTTTGAATGCTAA
- the LOC112741149 gene encoding pentatricopeptide repeat-containing protein At5g19020, mitochondrial isoform X5, producing MFHLLWVFNSKNLRLKFFPQTLKWVSTSATKAPPSEDPQHFVRIFFNARQNHNHYECELALVSALKCCSSFSAAPLGRQFHSLVVKLGFHSNTFIRNSLISMYSKCGSLFDAQLLFKACPTLDPVSCNIMVSGYMRASQIGCARQLFDVMPGKGFVSYTTMIMGLVKNGCFGDALEVFKDMMDHSVVPNEVTLVNVVSACLHFGEIWNCRMVHALIIKLVVEGQVVVSTNLMHAYCGCLGLGEARRLFDEMPEPNLVSWNVILNGYSKAGHLEMTKELFERIPDKDVVSWGTMIDCCIQATCLHEALVMYRAMLQNGIGPNEVMVVNLVSACGRETAVSEGRQLHGTVVKKGFDCYNFIQTTIIYFYSSCGMMDLANLQFEVGVKDHLKSWNALIAGFIKNKMMEQARQIFEELPERDVFSWSTMIAGYAQTEQPRMALDLFHKMIASGVKPNEVTMVGVFSAIATLGALNEGRWAHEYTTSECIPLNDNLCTAMIDMYAKCGSINTALRFFNQIRDIVSSVSAWNAIICGLASHGHASMCLEVFSDLHRYGIKPNPITFIGVLSACCHAGLVDHGRRIFRSMKSVYNVEPDIKHYGCMVDLLGRAGLLEEAEELIRSMPMEADVVIWGTLLAASRTHGNVDIGERAAQSLAGVAPSHGGVAESLELIHETITFSYHCSFIHPIVLICCISLINQRYQNFNFEIMLIAVDVIYVFPFLLSILLRTFLFHLHSSRNIDCIT from the exons ATGTTTCACCTCCTGTGGGTCTTCAATTCTAAGAATCTCAGACTAAAATTCTTCCCTCAAACACTTAAATGGGTTTCCACTTCAGCCACCAAAGCCCCTCCTTCAGAAGACCCACAACACTTCGTTCGTATCTTCTTCAATGCAAGACAAAACCACAACCACTACGAATGCGAGCTTGCACTTGTTTCCGCTCTCAAGTGTTGTTCCTCATTCTCCGCCGCTCCTTTGGGCCGCCAGTTCCATTCCTTGGTCGTCAAACTCGGATTCCATTCCAACACCTTCATTCGTAACAGCTTGATCAGCATGTACTCTAAATGCGGCTCCTTGTTCGATGCCCAGTTGCTCTTTAAGGCTTGTCCTACGTTGGACCCTGTTTCTTGTAATATCATGGTGTCTGGGTACATGAGAGCTAGCCAAATTGGCTGTGCCCGCCAACTGTTTGACGTAATGCCTGGTAAAGGTTTTGTATCCTATACCACCATGATAATGGGTCTTGTTAAAAATGGTTGCTTTGGGGATGCCCTTGAGGTTTTTAAGGACATGATGGATCACAGTGTGGTCCCTAATGAGGTCACTTTGGTGAATGTAGTGTCTGCTTGCTTACATTTTGGTGAGATATGGAACTGCCGGATGGTTCACGCATTGATTATTAAGTTGGTTGTTGAGGGGCAGGTAGTTGTCTCGACTAATTTGATGCATGCTTATTGTGGTTGTTTGGGTTTAGGGGAAGCGAGGAGGCTGTTTGATGAGATGCCTGAGCCTAATTTGGTGTCCTGGAATGTGATTTTGAATGGGTATTCAAAGGCGGGGCATCTTGAGATGACCAAGGAGTTGTTTGAGAGGATTCCTGATAAGGATGTTGTTTCTTGGGGGACGATGATCGATTGTTGCATCCAAGCAACTTGTTTGCATGAAGCTTTGGTGATGTATCGTGCAATGCTTCAGAATGGAATAGGGCCTAATGAAGTCATGGTTGTTAATTTGGTTTCAGCATGTGGTCGTGAGACAGCAGTCAGCGAAGGTCGGCAATTGCATGGAACAGTTGTTAAGAAAGGATTTGACTGTTACAATTTCATACAGACTACGATCATCTATTTTTATTCATCTTGTGGGATGATGGACCTTGCCAATTTACAATTTGAAGTGGGTGTAAAGGATCACCTAAAATCATGGAATGCTCTTATTGCTggattcataaaaaataaaatgatggaGCAGGCAAGGCAAATCTTTGAAGAGTTGCCCGAAAGAGACGTATTTTCGTGGAGTACAATGATTGCTGGCTATGCACAAACTGAACAACCAAGAATGGCTCTTGATCTCTTCCACAAAATGATAGCTAGTGGGGTCAAACCAAatgaagttaccatggtgggtgtATTTTCCGCAATTGCCACTCTAGGTGCATTGAATGAAGGAAGATGGGCCCATGAGTACACTACTAGTGAATGCATTCCTTTGAATGACAATTTATGTACAGCCATGATTGATATGTATGCAAAATGTGGGAGCATCAACACCGCCTTACGATTTTTCAATCAGATTCGAGACATTGTGTCTTCCgtgtctgcatggaatgcaattATATGTGGATTAGCATCACACGGACATGCAAGTATGTGCCTAGAGGTTTTTTCTGATTTGCATAGGTATGGTATTAAGCCCAATCCAATTACATTTATAGGAGTCCTTAGTGCTTGTTGTCATGCTGGGCTGGTGGATCATGGGCGGAGAATATTTCGAAGCATGAAGAGTGTATATAATGTTGAACCAGATATCAAGCATTATGGCTGTATGGTTGATCTTCTCGGAAGAGCTGGGTTATTAGAAGAAGCTGAAGAACTAATAAGGAGCATGCCAATGGAGGCTGACGTCGTAATATGGGGGACTTTATTAGCAGCAAGCAGAACTCACGGAAATGTAGATATTGGAGAGAGGGCTGCACAGAGCTTAGCCGGGGTGGCGCCATCTCATGGTGGAG TAGCAGAATCATTGGAGTTGATACACGAAACGATCACGTTCTCTTACCATTGCTCCTTCATCCATCCGATAGTCCTCATTTGCTGTATCAGCTTGATAAATCAGAggtaccaaaattttaatttcgaAATCATGCTGATAGCTGTTGATGTTATTTATGTGTTCCCTTTCTTACTATCCATATTGCTCCGGACTTTTCTATTTCATTTGCATTCTTCTAGAAATATTGATTGCATAACGTAG
- the LOC112741149 gene encoding pentatricopeptide repeat-containing protein At5g19020, mitochondrial isoform X3, which produces MFHLLWVFNSKNLRLKFFPQTLKWVSTSATKAPPSEDPQHFVRIFFNARQNHNHYECELALVSALKCCSSFSAAPLGRQFHSLVVKLGFHSNTFIRNSLISMYSKCGSLFDAQLLFKACPTLDPVSCNIMVSGYMRASQIGCARQLFDVMPGKGFVSYTTMIMGLVKNGCFGDALEVFKDMMDHSVVPNEVTLVNVVSACLHFGEIWNCRMVHALIIKLVVEGQVVVSTNLMHAYCGCLGLGEARRLFDEMPEPNLVSWNVILNGYSKAGHLEMTKELFERIPDKDVVSWGTMIDCCIQATCLHEALVMYRAMLQNGIGPNEVMVVNLVSACGRETAVSEGRQLHGTVVKKGFDCYNFIQTTIIYFYSSCGMMDLANLQFEVGVKDHLKSWNALIAGFIKNKMMEQARQIFEELPERDVFSWSTMIAGYAQTEQPRMALDLFHKMIASGVKPNEVTMVGVFSAIATLGALNEGRWAHEYTTSECIPLNDNLCTAMIDMYAKCGSINTALRFFNQIRDIVSSVSAWNAIICGLASHGHASMCLEVFSDLHRYGIKPNPITFIGVLSACCHAGLVDHGRRIFRSMKSVYNVEPDIKHYGCMVDLLGRAGLLEEAEELIRSMPMEADVVIWGTLLAASRTHGNVDIGERAAQSLAGVAPSHGGGKVLLSNIYADAGRWEDVSLVRRVLWSQRMERMPGFSGVVR; this is translated from the coding sequence ATGTTTCACCTCCTGTGGGTCTTCAATTCTAAGAATCTCAGACTAAAATTCTTCCCTCAAACACTTAAATGGGTTTCCACTTCAGCCACCAAAGCCCCTCCTTCAGAAGACCCACAACACTTCGTTCGTATCTTCTTCAATGCAAGACAAAACCACAACCACTACGAATGCGAGCTTGCACTTGTTTCCGCTCTCAAGTGTTGTTCCTCATTCTCCGCCGCTCCTTTGGGCCGCCAGTTCCATTCCTTGGTCGTCAAACTCGGATTCCATTCCAACACCTTCATTCGTAACAGCTTGATCAGCATGTACTCTAAATGCGGCTCCTTGTTCGATGCCCAGTTGCTCTTTAAGGCTTGTCCTACGTTGGACCCTGTTTCTTGTAATATCATGGTGTCTGGGTACATGAGAGCTAGCCAAATTGGCTGTGCCCGCCAACTGTTTGACGTAATGCCTGGTAAAGGTTTTGTATCCTATACCACCATGATAATGGGTCTTGTTAAAAATGGTTGCTTTGGGGATGCCCTTGAGGTTTTTAAGGACATGATGGATCACAGTGTGGTCCCTAATGAGGTCACTTTGGTGAATGTAGTGTCTGCTTGCTTACATTTTGGTGAGATATGGAACTGCCGGATGGTTCACGCATTGATTATTAAGTTGGTTGTTGAGGGGCAGGTAGTTGTCTCGACTAATTTGATGCATGCTTATTGTGGTTGTTTGGGTTTAGGGGAAGCGAGGAGGCTGTTTGATGAGATGCCTGAGCCTAATTTGGTGTCCTGGAATGTGATTTTGAATGGGTATTCAAAGGCGGGGCATCTTGAGATGACCAAGGAGTTGTTTGAGAGGATTCCTGATAAGGATGTTGTTTCTTGGGGGACGATGATCGATTGTTGCATCCAAGCAACTTGTTTGCATGAAGCTTTGGTGATGTATCGTGCAATGCTTCAGAATGGAATAGGGCCTAATGAAGTCATGGTTGTTAATTTGGTTTCAGCATGTGGTCGTGAGACAGCAGTCAGCGAAGGTCGGCAATTGCATGGAACAGTTGTTAAGAAAGGATTTGACTGTTACAATTTCATACAGACTACGATCATCTATTTTTATTCATCTTGTGGGATGATGGACCTTGCCAATTTACAATTTGAAGTGGGTGTAAAGGATCACCTAAAATCATGGAATGCTCTTATTGCTggattcataaaaaataaaatgatggaGCAGGCAAGGCAAATCTTTGAAGAGTTGCCCGAAAGAGACGTATTTTCGTGGAGTACAATGATTGCTGGCTATGCACAAACTGAACAACCAAGAATGGCTCTTGATCTCTTCCACAAAATGATAGCTAGTGGGGTCAAACCAAatgaagttaccatggtgggtgtATTTTCCGCAATTGCCACTCTAGGTGCATTGAATGAAGGAAGATGGGCCCATGAGTACACTACTAGTGAATGCATTCCTTTGAATGACAATTTATGTACAGCCATGATTGATATGTATGCAAAATGTGGGAGCATCAACACCGCCTTACGATTTTTCAATCAGATTCGAGACATTGTGTCTTCCgtgtctgcatggaatgcaattATATGTGGATTAGCATCACACGGACATGCAAGTATGTGCCTAGAGGTTTTTTCTGATTTGCATAGGTATGGTATTAAGCCCAATCCAATTACATTTATAGGAGTCCTTAGTGCTTGTTGTCATGCTGGGCTGGTGGATCATGGGCGGAGAATATTTCGAAGCATGAAGAGTGTATATAATGTTGAACCAGATATCAAGCATTATGGCTGTATGGTTGATCTTCTCGGAAGAGCTGGGTTATTAGAAGAAGCTGAAGAACTAATAAGGAGCATGCCAATGGAGGCTGACGTCGTAATATGGGGGACTTTATTAGCAGCAAGCAGAACTCACGGAAATGTAGATATTGGAGAGAGGGCTGCACAGAGCTTAGCCGGGGTGGCGCCATCTCATGGTGGAGGTAAAGTTCTCCTATCAAACATATATGCAGATGCAGGAAGGTGGGAAGATGTATCATTGGTAAGAAGAGTATTGTGGAGTCAGAGAATGGAAAGAATGCCTGGGTTCAGTGGTGTTGTAAGATAG